The Chitinophaga sp. Cy-1792 genome contains the following window.
TTTCCTGCGTTCCGTCCTGCACTGTAAACACCAAACTATCCTTGATTTCAGGACGGGTGCTGTTACTGATCTGGATATCGTAATAACTGATCGTTGCGGCAAGCTTACTATTAAGCAGGTCCAGTTTCACCCCTCCCTCCAGCTGATTGGCTTGCTGTGGTTTGAAAGAGGATACGGAACCGTCAGGTTGCACGGTATTTCCTATATTCTTAAATCCATTCATATAGTTGGCAAATATCGACACCCGTTTTAATACCGGCTGATAAATTAAGCCAAATTTGGGTGACAAGGCTGCCTGGTTGTAATTACCGGAGGTAACCTTGGTCAGGTTATTACGGCTGCCTTTATTGTCGAAATAATCGGCACGCAGACTGGCCATTACCAGGAAATTATCGGTAAAGTTTAACACATCGGAGAAGTAAGCACCATAACTGTACTGCCTGGTACTTGTTGCCGGCGAGCTGATCGTTCCGAGCCGGTCATTTACGGTTTCCACACGTACATCGTTGGTGGCATGTAATGTATTGACAACATCCAGCTGTAACATGTTATATTTTAGATTCCGGTATTGATCCATGAAATCAAACCCAACGACAAGGCGGTTGCGCATATTGCCTATTTTAAAGTCACCGTTGAAGTTCTGCTGAAAGTGTTTCCGGCCCAGTTCATCAGGAGCATAAACGCCGATGCTTCTTGCAATAGTTGTATCAGATAGCCAGGTAAGGTTGAAATAGTACATATTGTTATACCCTCCCGTTGCCCAGGCATAGTTGGTAGTGGATGTCCATTGATCCGATATTTTATATTCTGCCTGCAGGAATATATTGTTAGTGAACATTTTAGAAGAAAATGAATTGTCAATCAGGGAACTTTTATAATCCAGTTTCAGTTGATCGTATGATTTGGCATTAATACCTGGTGATACAATCCAGGCAGAGCTTGAAGTACCGTTGTACCGCTGCATATCGGCATCCAGGCGGAGTATAAAACGATCATTCACCTGGTAAGATATACTTGGCGCTATGACAATAGTTTGTCCCTGCCCCTGGTCCTGGAAGCTGTTTTCTTTCTGGTAAGCGACGTTTGCACGGAAAAGCAGTGAGTGTTCATTATTCAATGGGGTATTAAAATCTGCTGCGATGCGACTCAGGTCGTAACTTCCCTGGGTAAAGGACACTTCCCCGGCTGTTTGTGCAAAAGGTTTTTTGGTAATATAGTTGACCAGGCCTCCAAAAGATACCATTGATGCACCAAACAAGGTGGATGAAGGCCCTTTGATGGCTTCTACTCTTTCTACAACGGCCAGATCGATGGTGGTGCGGGTGAATGTAGCCATACCATTACGAAGGTTATCATTTGTGACAAATCCCCGGGAAAAGAAGGCTGGAATACCTGCGCCTGTTTTTGCCGGTGCAGCTCCCGGTACATTACGGAACGATTCGTCCAGGGTCACGGACATTTGTTCGCGAATCAGTTCTTTGTCTACCACACTGTATACCTGAGGATTTTCCAGATATTTCAGTGGCAGGCGAGCAACGCTATTGCTTTGTTTTTTGGAGGTGATCGTGTACTTATCACCAATTATAGATACTTCATTTAATGCTTTTGAGCTGGCAGTTAACGTAAAACTTACATCAGCAGTTTCTCCGTCTTTCACTACTACAATCTTTTCCTGCGAAGCCTGGCCCATGAAGGAAATAGCCAGTTTGTAGGTACCAGCGGTCAGGTTATTAAAAGAAAACGAACCATCTTTTTTCACCGGTACAACTTTTTGATTATCTAATACAACAGTGGCAAATTCCGCCGGCTGTCCATCACTGGTTGTAACCTTTCCTCTGATACCTCCTTCCCCTCTATAGGTGGCAGTTTCTATGTTATTCAATACAAAGGGACGGGCCATCGCATGTTGACAGACCACATTCAGTTGAAAAATTATCAAAGACGCTGCAATTCTGCAGTGGTGACGCAATAAGATTTTCATAGCTGGGGTAATCATTTTTTGTGGCTGCAAGATAGTACAGTCATTAGTAGGTGCTTTGTCCAAAGCGGAAAATTATTCCACTGCAAAACTTGTTTTCTATTCTTTTCAAATGAAGCATCACAGGACGTTTCAGGAAAAAAAGCGCAGCATCGGTTTTTTTTCCCGTTTCGATTTGCCCAATGTTTTCCGATAGAATAATTTTGTTATCACCAGGATGTATCTACGTACATATTTGTACAATCACCCCCCCTGCATCCTGTGTTTACTATTTAGCATCTGACATGAAGCCCGGAAAAGCCAACGCTTTTATATGATGAGCATAAACCCTTTTCAAACAGAAAACCCAAAAATCCCTCATGGAAAAACAAATTTTCGCCCAGGAAAACACCCTGAAAAGAGACTGGTTTTCTCCTGAAAACCCTCCCTTGAATCCTGCCATAGTGATAATTACAGCTATCGAACGGCTGGAGCTTGAACGTATTGGCAGAAGCCTTAGAAAACAATATGGCAGTTATGAAAGTCCGGAATACATCGATTCGCTGCACCTGAATGCCTATAAGATACTGCCGGAAAGTATTGCCAGAGCATTAATGCGTATGGGGACCGATTTTTCAGCTTCACAATATGGTGCTGTCGTATTCAGAGGACTAATCGATGTCGACCAGGAAGCACTTGGCCCCACACCTTCCAGCTGGCAGGAGATCGACAAGGGAAAAATCATGGAATATGGTTTTATTTGTTCCCTCCTTCACGGTGCAGTACCATCCAAACCGGTGGAATACTATGTACAGCGAAAAGGTGGAGGACTGATGCATGCCATTATTCCTGATATAAACATGGCTTATTCGCAAACAGGTTCCGGTTCAAAGACAGAACTGTTCGTACATACAGAAGATGCATTTCTCTTTAATGCAGCAGATTTTCTGTCCTTCCTTTTCCTGCGCAACGACGAAAAAGTTCCATCCATGCTTTACTCGATCCGATCGCACGGCAAACCGGGCGAAGCGATGAAACCTTTGTTTGAAGAGGTTTTCAAGTGCCCCAAGGACGCCAACTTCAGCCAGCAGGACGCAACCGGTGATGCACCTCATGCCAGTATCCTCTATGGCAACCCCGAAGCCCCTTTTATCCGCTTTGATGCAGCGGAACAAATCTTCAACGAAGATGCAGGCCAGAGCCCCGAAGCCCTCGAACACCTGCAAAAGTTCTGGAATGAAGCACAGGGACTCATCTATGATGAATTCATTCCTGAGGCAGGCGACCTGATTTTTGTCAATAACCACTTATGTGCACATGGCCGTAATGCATTTACCGCAGGGTTTAAACAGGAAGGAGACCAGCTGGTACCATGCGAAAGAAGGATGATGCTACGCATGATGAGTAAAACGAGTCTCATTCATATTCAACCAGTGGCCCATCCGCAGAATCCTTACCTGGTGATGGAAGAACATTACGGGAAAATATACCCCGCCACCATTTCCTCTACATTATAATCATCAGCCCTCATGTCGGACACCAAATTGACACAGGTAGACACTACCTTGTTCACCCTTCGTGCGCTCCAAATGGAGCAAGACATCCCCATTATCCATGATTGGGTAAACAGGGAATATGCCCGATACTGGCAAATGCAGCATACTTCTACCGAAGATGTAAAGGCAGTATATACGGCCATTACACAGACAAAAGGTACCCAGGTACTGATGGGCTTTTATGCCGGACATCCAGCCTTCCTGCTGGAATGCTATTGGGTAAATGAGGATCCGCTTAGTAATTATTACGATGCCATGCCCGGGGATTTGGGTTTCCACATCCTTGTCGCCCCCGCTGAAAAGCCTATCCACAATTTTACATGGAACGTTTTTTCCGTCATCATCGAATATATGCTATCTGAGCCTGCCGTACACCGGCTAGTAGTAGAGCCGGATGTACGAAATGAGAAGATCCATATCCTCAACAAACGAGCAGGATTTGAATACCAAAAGATCATTTCCCTACCACAGAAAGATGCTTATCTCGGCTTCTGCACACGCGAGCAATATAATGCTGCAAAAAGTGCCGGCAGCTCCATTATCCCGCAGCTTTTTAGCCGTCAGGTAACCCAGATGGGCCACTTTTCATTCAGGCCACTGCAACTGGATACAGACATCTTCCTCATTCATAACTGGGTAAACCGGGAATATGCAAAATACTGGCAAATGCAACATACCAGTATTGAACAGGTAAAGCACACATATACTTCCATCATCCAGTCCAAACACGCACAGGCTTTCCTAGGTTTCTGCAATAACGTACCTGCCTTTCTCTGGGAAAGTTATTACGCCGCAAATGATCCGATCGGAAAATATTACGATGTGCAGGAAGGTGACTACGGACTGCATTTGCTGGTAGCACCACCAGACCGGGTAATTCATGGCTACACCTTACAAATCCTTCACACTATTATGCAATACATGCTGATGAACGATGCGGTAAAAAGAGTGATTGTGGAGCCAGACATCAGAAATGAAAAGATGCATGTACTTACTCAAAAGGTCGGTTTTGCATACACGAGGGAACTACAGCTCCCTCACAAAAAGGCTTACCTCGCATTTTGTACCCGCGAACAATATGCCGCCACTTTGCCAGCAGCAACATTACTCACACAAAAAAATTAAACCGAGATGAACGATATCACACTACCAGCGATTGCTGTTCCTTCAAAAGAAATTTTTCACGAAAACACCGCAGCTGAGTATAATTTTGCCATCGATGCAGCAAAGGAGCTGATCAATACTTTTCTTGAAAAGAACCGTACACCCTTCAGCGGTATCACTCCTGGTCAGCTCAGACAGCTATTCAGTCAGGTTGATTTTGACACACCGCTTGCTGACTATAAGGAACTTTTCCTGGAAGTGGAAAGGCTGTATGTTAACCATGCCACCGCGTTTCATTTGCCCAACTATATCGCCCACCTTAACTGCCCGGTAGTCATTCCGGCATTGGCTGCGGAAGTGCTGATCGCTGCCATTAATTCTTCGCAGGACACCTGGGACCAAAGCGCAGGAGGCACGCTTATGGAGCAAAAATTAATATCCTGGACCTGCAACGAAATTGGTTTCAGTACAGCATCCGATGGCGTTTTCACGGCAGGCGGTTCTCAGAGTAACCTGATGGGATTGCTTCTTGCAAGAGATTATTTCTCCAGAGAAAAGTTAGGACATAACATCAGAAAACATGGCCTCCCGGAAAGTGCGTCCCGCTTCAGGATCTTCGTATCTGAAATGACCCATTTCAGCATACAGAATACCGTCTCGCTGATGGGACTCGGGGAGCGATCACTTGTTAAGGTAAAGACAGATGAAGGCTTCCGCATGAGGGCTGATTCCTTAGAGGAAGCCATAGAAAAAGAACTGGAGCAAGGCAATCTGCCAATTGCAGTAATAGCGACCGCCGGAACAACAGACTTCGGCAATATCGACCCACTCGGTGCGATAGGGAAAATAGCAGCAAAACATAGCCTGTGGATGCATGTTGACGCTGCCTATGGATGTGGCTTGCTACTTAGCAGCAAATACCGCCACCGGCTTAATGGCATAACATTCGCCAATTCCGTTACCACTGATTATCATAAAGCTTTCTTTCAGCCAATCAGTAGCAGCGCTTTGCTGGTAAAGGATAAAAAATACCTGGACCTTATTACCCATCATGCCGACTATCTTAACCCACAGGAAAATATTTTTGAAGGCCTGAACCAGATTAATAAAACCATTACGCAAAGCACACGCCGCTTCGATGCGCTGAAACTTTGGTGCACACTTCGACTAATGGGTAAACAGAAACTGGGAGCCTGTATCGATGCAATTATTGATACAACCGAACAGGCAGCAGATATCCTTGAAAAAGATCCCGACTTCGAATTACTCACACATTCCGATATCAGTGCGTTGGTATTCCGTTACCACCCTGCAGAAGTGAAGGACGATATATTTTCCGACAAGTTGAATCAGTATATCAAAAAAGAGATGTTCCAGGAAGGAAAAGCTATCGTGGCAGGCACCAGGGTCAACGATGCCTTCTACCTCAAATTCACCTTACTTAATCCGCTCACCACCAGCAACGATATAAGGAACATTATCGGTATCATCAAAAAACATGGTGCCGCATTTCTGCAACCACAACTTTCACCAGCCCTATAAACTATCAGATCATGAATAAACCTCCCGTTAATATTAGTCCGCAACAGGCTGCAGCACATCTCACACCAGCGGTCTGGAAAAAAGTTAACCTGTTGCATGTCCGTAAAATAATCAGCGAATTTGCACATGAGTTACTGATTGTACCTCAGTTGAAAGAAACGGTAAATGCCTGGGGACACTATATACTTTCCGCCGATGATCCGGCTATTGAATATCATTTCCGGGCAAAAGTGCTGAAACTGGACCATTGGCATATCGACATTACTTCTCTCTGTAAATATATAAATGGCGAACAGTCTGAGATTGACTCTCTCCGCTTTATTATTGAGTTCAAAACAAAGATCAATATCAGTGAAGCGGTACTACCAGTATACCTGGAAGAAATCAGCAGTACACTTTATAGTAGCGCATACCACCATACCTATAACACATTGACTTCTGAAACGCTGGCCATTTCAGACTATCAGGTAATAGAACAGGCTATGATGGCCGGTCACCCCTGCTTTATCGCCAACAATGGCCGCATCGGATTCGACGCTACAGACTATCGCAGGTTTGCCCCTGAATCGGCAGACCCGTTCCCGCTGCTCTGGGTAGCCGCACATAAGGAAAGAACTGGTTATACCGGCGGAACAGCACTACCATATGATCAGCTGATCGCCGAAGAACTGGACACCGACACGCTGGCGCAGTTCTTTCAAATACTGGACAACCTGCAGCTCGATCGCAACGACTATTATTTCATTCCTGTTCATCCCTGGCAATGGTTTAACAAACTCGCCATTATTTTTGCCAACGATTTGTCCAGCGGGCAACTCGTATACCTGGGCCCGGCGAAAGACAAATATATTCCGCAACAATCCATCCGCACTTTCTATAACATAACCTCTCCTCAACGGCGATATACCAAAACCTCTTTGTCTATACTCAATATGGGCTTTATGCGCGGCCTGCATGCCAGCTTTGTACTCACCGCCCCTCCTATTTGCGAATGGGTCAACAATATTGTGGAGAGCGACGATTTTCTGCGTGAGAAAGGATTCGTGCTATTGCAGGAAGTAGCCGCCGTTGGCTATACCAATCCACATTATGCCAGTATCATCAGAGATGACAACTCATCGTATAACGGCATGCTGTCCGCCCTCTGGCGGGAAAGTCCCCGGCAGAGGCTTAAGCCCGGGCAAAGACTGATGACAATGGCAGCACTGCTACATGTGGATACCTTCGGCAATGCATTACTGCCTTCGCTGATCAAGGCTTCAGGCATGAGCACCACTGCCTGGCTGAAACAGTACCTCGATTGCTATCTAACCCCGTTATTGCATTGTTACTATTATCACGATATGCGCTTTATGCCGCATGGAGAGAATGTCATCCTTATTATTGAAAACAATGTACCAGCGGGGGTTATTATGAAAGATATCGCGGAAGAAATAGCCGTGCTTAATCCTGACCTTCCTATGCCGGAAAATGTCAGACAGATTTACATGAAAGTGGCAGACCACCTGAAAATTCTATCCATCTTCACACAGGCATTTGATTGCTTTTTCCGTTTTCTGCAGGAGATTCTTGTGGAACATGCCGCCTACCCGGAAACGCAATTCTGGGGACTGGTAGCCGATTGTGTTACCACTTACCAGCAACGGTTCCCGCAATTACAGGAGAAATATGAAAAAATAGATCTCTTCGCTCCTGAGATTATAAAAACCTGTCTGAACAGGTTACAGATACGTAACAACCGAAAGATGGTTGACCACATGTATGATCCGTTTAAAAGCCAGCAATTTGCCGGTACACTTCAAAATCCGCTGGCAGCATTCAGTCCGCAACCAGTAACTTCAATTGATCAACAATGAACACCACCTCAATAGCAACATCTCCTGCCATTACAGAAAAAGTTACCAGGTTATTCATTAGTAAGATAATCTCAGAACTGGCGCACGAAGGAACGTTACAGCCTGTATGGCAGGATGGCAATTACGCGCTTCACACAGATGACACTGGCATCATTTACCGTTTTTCAGCTAAGGTATATGCGCTTAATCACTGGGTATTATACCCTGACTCCATTGAAAAAATTGTAAATGGTAATATTACCCCGCTGGAAGTCATCAGTTTTATTACGTCACTCAACAGTCAAATAGGCATCGCACCAGAGACCTTACCAGATTATATGGAAGAAGTGGCCGGAACACTCTATGGAAGTGTGCAGCTGCAGGAAGCGCCCGAGGTGGGCTACCTTGCCACAGCAGATTACCAGGCAATAGAACGAGCGATGACCGGACACCCCCGTTTTATTACCAATAATGGACGGGTAGGATTCGACATGAGTGACTATCACCTGTATGCTCCGGAAGCCGCCGTACCATTGCAGCTGATCTGGCTGGCCGGCCACAGGAGCCGTGCAGAATTTACCGGTAGCGCAGGCCTGGAATACTCCCAATTTATTCAGCAGGAACTTAGTCCTGCTGATCTGACCTCATTCCGGCAGGTACTGAGTGAAAAAGGACTCGATGTGGAACAATACTATTTCATACCAGTCCATCCCTGGCAGTGGTATAATAAAATATTACATCTCTTTTCTCATGATATAGCTACCAACCTGCTGGTATGTCTTGGTTACAGTACCGATAAGTACCAACCGCAACAATCTATCAGAACATTCTTTAACTGCAGTCATCCTGAGAAAAGCTATGTAAAGACAGCACTCGGCATCCTGAACATGGGTTATGTGCGGATACTTTCACCCTACTTCATGCGCACAACCCCTGCTATCAACGATTGGGTATATGCGCTTGTAGAACAGGATGACTATCTGCAACAACATCGCTTTTGTGTTTTACGGGAAATAGCAGCTGTTGGCTATACGAACCAGCATCTTGAAGATGCGCTGAAAGAAGACAGCCCATACAAGAAGATGCTGGCTTCTCTCTGGCGGGAAAGTCCAGTACCCAAACTACAGGGGAAACAACGGCCGGTTACCATGGCAGCATTGCTTCATAAGGATCCTGCTGGCAATGCTCTTTTACCAGAACTCATCAAGGTTTCAGGAAGGAAGGCGCAGGATTGGGTAACAACATACCTCAACCTTTACATGAAACCGCTGCTACATTGTTTCTACCAATACAACCTTGTGTTTATGCCACATGGAGAAAACATCATACTGGTATTGGAAAACAATGTACCAGTAAGGGTTATCATGAAGGATATCGGAGAAGAAGTAGTACTGATGGATACAACAACCATATTGCCAGAGGCAGCAAAACGTATCATGGCTCCTGTGCCGGAGGAATACAGGACACGTCCTCTTTTCACTCAGCTGTTTGACGGCATCTTCCGCTTCATTGCAGCCATCCTGGACGAGCAGGGAGGGCTGCCTGAACAGGAATTCTGGCAATTAACAGCGAAATGCATCCAGGAATACCAGCAGGAATTCCCGGCGTTGTCAGAAAAATTCAGGCAGTATGACCTCTTTACGCCGTTTATCGCCCCAGATGCACTGAACAGGATGCAAATACGCAACAGCCGTAAGCTGCGTGACCGTTCCAATCCATTTGATGTACCAGGCATCAACGCTGTCAGTAATCCGATTGCCAGATTTAAATTATAAACAAAGATGCGGACGCTGATAATTATCCTTCTTACTACGCTGCATGGCTATGCACAAACTGTAATGCAGGATACCACCATTGACAACTATGGCGGTACGCCCGTAGCTGACCCTTACCGCTGGCTGGAATATGATGCTGCTATAAACACCAGGAACTGGATCAGTCTTCAGCGTACAAAAACACAACATTACCTGGATGCCATCCCATTCAGGAAAGCATTGACCGAACAACTCTCTGCCACCTGGAACTTTTCCCGTGAAACACCACCGGTAAAGGTGGGGAATTACTATTTTTTTACCAGAAACAATGGGTTGCAGCCACAAAACGTGTGGTACCTCCGTAAGGGGCTACAGGGGCAGGCTGAGGAGCTGCTTGATCCGAATAAATTATCGGATGATGGCACAGCTGCTGTAACAATGCTGGGGTTCTCCGGCAACAACCGTTACCTTGCTTACGCTGTGGCCAGTGCCGGGTCGGATTGGAATACGATTCGTATCATGGATATCGCAACGCGGAGAACGTTGCCGGATGAAATGAAGTGGGTCAAATTCCCTAAAGCTGCCTGGAAAGGCAACGGGTTCTATTACAGCCGCTACCCGGCCCCTGCTCCCGACCACGCGTTAACTGCGCGGAATACGCTGAACCAGGTATATTTTCATAAGCTGCGTACAGCACAGGAAAATGATAGTCTTATATATGAGGCACCTATGAGCGTAGCAGCTTTTGTAACATCGGATGAACGCTTCCTGATTATTTCCTCCCTGCCCGGTTCATTCCTGGGATATAAAATGACAAGCAGCACTGGTAACGCCTTGCATTACCAGGATCTTTCGCTGCCCCATGGTCACCTGCTCCCTTTACTTTCCGGGTATGAGCATCATCATATCATCGTTGATAATGTAGGAGAAAAATTACTCCTGCAAACAGACGAAGATGCACCCAATAACAAATTGGTACTGCTCGATCCAGTACATCCGGAAAAAACACATTGGCAAACGATGATTCCAGAACAATCTTCATCACTTGAAAATATCGACGCCGGTGGAGGATACCTGTGGGTCAGCTATCTGAAAGATGCCAGCAGTCTGGTATGTCAATATGATTATTCCGGAAAGAAGGTTAGGGACATACAACTACCCGGCATTGGTACCGCGCGCAACTTTTCTGCGAGCAAAGGTGATAAAGATATATTCTATATCTACACAGATTTTACTACTCCGGAAACTGTCTACCGTCTGAACATTCAGGATGGAACATCAGTAGTGTACCGGAAACCCGGTTATAAAGGTGCTACCAGCGGCTATGAAACCAAACAGGTATTTGTACCATCGAAAGACGGCACACCGATCCCCCTCTTTATAGTATATAAAAAGGGGCTACGGCTGGATGGATGCAATCCTGTATTTATGCAGGGACATGGCGGATTTAAACGTAACCTCACTCCTTTTTTTCATGTACCCCGGATGCTGTTTCTTGAAAGAGGCGGCATTTACGCTCAACCAAATTTGCGTGGCGGAAATGAATATGGAGAGGCATGGCATCAGGGTGGCATGAAAGGCAACCGGCAAAATGCAGTGGATGATTTTATTGCAGTTACTGAATACCTGATCAGGGAAAAATATACTCGTCCGTCGCTGATCGCCATTACCGGTGTTTCCACAGGTGCTGTTATGATAGGTGCTGCTATCAATCAGCATCCGGACCTCTTCAGAGCAGCTATTCCGGTGGCAGGCTGCATGGATATGTTACGCTATCACAAGTTTACTATCGGTAATACCTGGGCGGAAGAATATGGCACCAGCGATAATAAAGAACAATTCGCCTATCTGATCAGGTATTCTCCGCTGCACAACATTACTACTGGCAAGTCATATCCTGCAGTCATGGCACTCACTGGTGACCACGACGATACGGTGGTGCCAGCGCATTCCTATAAATATATTGCTACCCTCCAGCAAAAACAAGGTGGCAACAACCCTGTCCTGATCCGCATAGACAGTAATTCCGGCCATGGCCCAGGTAAACCTACACAAAAAGTGATTGCAGAAGCTGCCGACGCCTGGTGCTTTATTTTCCAGGAACTGGGTGTATCCTGGTAAGGATTCACAGAACAAAAACAAAACACATGCAAACAGATAAAACAATTTATTCAGTGATCGGTGTCGGAATCGGTCCTTTTAACCTGGGACTGGCAGCATTGCTGCAACCAGTACCAGAAGTTTCCGCTATTTTCTTTGATCAGACGGAGCACTTCGACTGGCACCCGGGATTAATGCTGGACAATACCACCCTGCAAGACCCGTTCATGGGAACAGACCTCGTTAGTATGGCCGACCCTACCAGTCAATACAGCTTTCTTAATTTTCTTAAACAAACCGGCAGGTTATATCGCTTCTTCATCCGTCACGACTTTTATATGCTACGGCGCGAGTATAATGTCTATTGCCAGTGGGTGGCCGCGCAGCTACCAAATTGCCGTTTCTCCCATCGGGTAACAGGCATCCAATATGAAAATGGCCACTATGTTGTAACGGTACAGCATATACGTAGCGGAACAATAACGACATACCACGGAGAACGGCTGGTGCTAGGCACCGGCACCCAGCCACATATACCATCTTTCATCAGTAAAAACAAACTCCCAGCTGTCATCCACACTTCTGAATACCTGGCACACCGGAAAGAAATCCAACAGCAGGGAGAACTTACGATCGTTGGCTCAGGACAAAGTGCGGCAGAAGTGTTCCATGATCTGCTGCCAGCTGCAAAAGACGGCTTCCGGTTGAATTGGTTCACACGGTCTCCCCGCTTCTTTCCGATGGAACATTCCAAACTTACGCTGGAGATCAGTTCGCACAACTACATAGAATATTTCCAGCATCTGCCCGCCGACCGGCGTGCCGGAATACTGGCCAAACAAGATAATCTCTCAAAAGGAATCAATAGCAGTCTGATAGACCAGATCTACGATTTACTATATGAGATGACGGTAGGTAAAAAATCAATAGACGTTCAACTACATGCCAATTGTGAATTGACCTCCCTTACTCCTATAGCCCAACATGGAGGTTATACACTGCAGTTTATCCAGACAGATCAACAGGAAAACTTTTCTCACCAGACCAGGTACGTGGTATTGGCCACAGGCTACAGGTATAACCCGCCAACTTGCCTGGAAGGTATTAGTGACCGTATTCGCTACAACCATAACGGAACATTTCACGTACACCGGAACTATACGATAGACGTCCATGAAAGTGAAATATTTGTGCAAAACGCCGAAACACAGTCCCACGGATTTGTAGCACCGGACTTAAGTCTTGGTGCCTATCGCAATTCGTGGATCATCAACAATATTACCGGCAGAGAAGTATATAAGCTGGAAGAACAGGTAGCATTTCAGCACTTCGGCGTGCGGCATATCCCTGAAAAA
Protein-coding sequences here:
- a CDS encoding prolyl oligopeptidase family protein — translated: MRTLIIILLTTLHGYAQTVMQDTTIDNYGGTPVADPYRWLEYDAAINTRNWISLQRTKTQHYLDAIPFRKALTEQLSATWNFSRETPPVKVGNYYFFTRNNGLQPQNVWYLRKGLQGQAEELLDPNKLSDDGTAAVTMLGFSGNNRYLAYAVASAGSDWNTIRIMDIATRRTLPDEMKWVKFPKAAWKGNGFYYSRYPAPAPDHALTARNTLNQVYFHKLRTAQENDSLIYEAPMSVAAFVTSDERFLIISSLPGSFLGYKMTSSTGNALHYQDLSLPHGHLLPLLSGYEHHHIIVDNVGEKLLLQTDEDAPNNKLVLLDPVHPEKTHWQTMIPEQSSSLENIDAGGGYLWVSYLKDASSLVCQYDYSGKKVRDIQLPGIGTARNFSASKGDKDIFYIYTDFTTPETVYRLNIQDGTSVVYRKPGYKGATSGYETKQVFVPSKDGTPIPLFIVYKKGLRLDGCNPVFMQGHGGFKRNLTPFFHVPRMLFLERGGIYAQPNLRGGNEYGEAWHQGGMKGNRQNAVDDFIAVTEYLIREKYTRPSLIAITGVSTGAVMIGAAINQHPDLFRAAIPVAGCMDMLRYHKFTIGNTWAEEYGTSDNKEQFAYLIRYSPLHNITTGKSYPAVMALTGDHDDTVVPAHSYKYIATLQQKQGGNNPVLIRIDSNSGHGPGKPTQKVIAEAADAWCFIFQELGVSW
- a CDS encoding lysine N(6)-hydroxylase/L-ornithine N(5)-oxygenase family protein — encoded protein: MQTDKTIYSVIGVGIGPFNLGLAALLQPVPEVSAIFFDQTEHFDWHPGLMLDNTTLQDPFMGTDLVSMADPTSQYSFLNFLKQTGRLYRFFIRHDFYMLRREYNVYCQWVAAQLPNCRFSHRVTGIQYENGHYVVTVQHIRSGTITTYHGERLVLGTGTQPHIPSFISKNKLPAVIHTSEYLAHRKEIQQQGELTIVGSGQSAAEVFHDLLPAAKDGFRLNWFTRSPRFFPMEHSKLTLEISSHNYIEYFQHLPADRRAGILAKQDNLSKGINSSLIDQIYDLLYEMTVGKKSIDVQLHANCELTSLTPIAQHGGYTLQFIQTDQQENFSHQTRYVVLATGYRYNPPTCLEGISDRIRYNHNGTFHVHRNYTIDVHESEIFVQNAETQSHGFVAPDLSLGAYRNSWIINNITGREVYKLEEQVAFQHFGVRHIPEKADMITM
- a CDS encoding IucA/IucC family siderophore biosynthesis protein yields the protein MNKPPVNISPQQAAAHLTPAVWKKVNLLHVRKIISEFAHELLIVPQLKETVNAWGHYILSADDPAIEYHFRAKVLKLDHWHIDITSLCKYINGEQSEIDSLRFIIEFKTKINISEAVLPVYLEEISSTLYSSAYHHTYNTLTSETLAISDYQVIEQAMMAGHPCFIANNGRIGFDATDYRRFAPESADPFPLLWVAAHKERTGYTGGTALPYDQLIAEELDTDTLAQFFQILDNLQLDRNDYYFIPVHPWQWFNKLAIIFANDLSSGQLVYLGPAKDKYIPQQSIRTFYNITSPQRRYTKTSLSILNMGFMRGLHASFVLTAPPICEWVNNIVESDDFLREKGFVLLQEVAAVGYTNPHYASIIRDDNSSYNGMLSALWRESPRQRLKPGQRLMTMAALLHVDTFGNALLPSLIKASGMSTTAWLKQYLDCYLTPLLHCYYYHDMRFMPHGENVILIIENNVPAGVIMKDIAEEIAVLNPDLPMPENVRQIYMKVADHLKILSIFTQAFDCFFRFLQEILVEHAAYPETQFWGLVADCVTTYQQRFPQLQEKYEKIDLFAPEIIKTCLNRLQIRNNRKMVDHMYDPFKSQQFAGTLQNPLAAFSPQPVTSIDQQ
- a CDS encoding IucA/IucC family siderophore biosynthesis protein → MNTTSIATSPAITEKVTRLFISKIISELAHEGTLQPVWQDGNYALHTDDTGIIYRFSAKVYALNHWVLYPDSIEKIVNGNITPLEVISFITSLNSQIGIAPETLPDYMEEVAGTLYGSVQLQEAPEVGYLATADYQAIERAMTGHPRFITNNGRVGFDMSDYHLYAPEAAVPLQLIWLAGHRSRAEFTGSAGLEYSQFIQQELSPADLTSFRQVLSEKGLDVEQYYFIPVHPWQWYNKILHLFSHDIATNLLVCLGYSTDKYQPQQSIRTFFNCSHPEKSYVKTALGILNMGYVRILSPYFMRTTPAINDWVYALVEQDDYLQQHRFCVLREIAAVGYTNQHLEDALKEDSPYKKMLASLWRESPVPKLQGKQRPVTMAALLHKDPAGNALLPELIKVSGRKAQDWVTTYLNLYMKPLLHCFYQYNLVFMPHGENIILVLENNVPVRVIMKDIGEEVVLMDTTTILPEAAKRIMAPVPEEYRTRPLFTQLFDGIFRFIAAILDEQGGLPEQEFWQLTAKCIQEYQQEFPALSEKFRQYDLFTPFIAPDALNRMQIRNSRKLRDRSNPFDVPGINAVSNPIARFKL